A genomic region of Rhipicephalus sanguineus isolate Rsan-2018 chromosome 1, BIME_Rsan_1.4, whole genome shotgun sequence contains the following coding sequences:
- the LOC119379009 gene encoding uncharacterized protein LOC119379009 isoform X2: MPCFMASEKSETTLSAWTVLGAGALTTLAVMGTYLTVAVHPAFLPLLILPLFGLCHVLVYPKEAKRGFIGPPVIRYAMPEEFRCTVLVAKPQPDYKSIPVEKNMRPQPAAVPVRPSTNCAAYCAPIVPAFQAPPPVIAVM; encoded by the coding sequence ATGCCGTGCTTCATGGCTAGCGAGAAGAGTGAGACCACCCTGTCCGCCTGGACCGTGCTGGGCGCCGGCGCCCTGACCACGCTGGCCGTGATGGGCACCTACCTGACAGTGGCGGTGCATCCCGCCTTCCTGCCGCTGCTCATCCTGCCGCTGTTCGGCCTATGCCACGTTCTCGTCTACCCGAAGGAGGCTAAGAGGGGCTTCATCGGACCGCCTGTCATCCGCTACGCCATGCCCGAGGAGTTCCGCTGCACCGTGCTGGTGGCCAAACCGCAGCCCGACTACAAGAGCATTCCGGTGGAGAAGAACATGCGGCCGCAGCCCGCCGCTGTGCCCGTGCGACCTTCCACGAACTGCGCCGCCTACTGCGCGCCCATTGTGCCGGCCTTCCAGGCACCACCGCCGGTCATCGCCGTCATGTAG
- the LOC119379009 gene encoding uncharacterized protein LOC119379009 isoform X1 — protein sequence MNRGRAFFARQLTATEPGRFFAYFQMPCFMASEKSETTLSAWTVLGAGALTTLAVMGTYLTVAVHPAFLPLLILPLFGLCHVLVYPKEAKRGFIGPPVIRYAMPEEFRCTVLVAKPQPDYKSIPVEKNMRPQPAAVPVRPSTNCAAYCAPIVPAFQAPPPVIAVM from the coding sequence ATGAACAGGGGCCGCGCTTTTTTCGCAAGGCAACTGACTGCAACCGAGCCCGGTCGTTTCTTTGCCTACTTCCAGATGCCGTGCTTCATGGCTAGCGAGAAGAGTGAGACCACCCTGTCCGCCTGGACCGTGCTGGGCGCCGGCGCCCTGACCACGCTGGCCGTGATGGGCACCTACCTGACAGTGGCGGTGCATCCCGCCTTCCTGCCGCTGCTCATCCTGCCGCTGTTCGGCCTATGCCACGTTCTCGTCTACCCGAAGGAGGCTAAGAGGGGCTTCATCGGACCGCCTGTCATCCGCTACGCCATGCCCGAGGAGTTCCGCTGCACCGTGCTGGTGGCCAAACCGCAGCCCGACTACAAGAGCATTCCGGTGGAGAAGAACATGCGGCCGCAGCCCGCCGCTGTGCCCGTGCGACCTTCCACGAACTGCGCCGCCTACTGCGCGCCCATTGTGCCGGCCTTCCAGGCACCACCGCCGGTCATCGCCGTCATGTAG